A genomic window from Thermococcus nautili includes:
- a CDS encoding ABC-2 transporter permease produces MSRLKTLLKWEFNDVIKDVLFLLGLVLVGMSMKQSIMDVDYSAGFVSGISISLFGPSKSTGVLHAILGMMSLEDVWTLVGFLTLLLGALSFRYDRDSGVARSIYSLPYSNTEIFGVKLLSILVYSVLMVLLPFAYVTVTSYASIAGYLPEVTSGFMSDALIIALFLILYLVAVATFVSLASPNAFLAFMVGFTVVYAPKILGLESIPPALFTYALHRCGSTDFTPFTAQYLGWGIAVPLLLLGAALVLIRRRDVV; encoded by the coding sequence ATGAGTAGACTTAAAACACTCCTGAAATGGGAGTTTAACGACGTTATAAAGGACGTCCTCTTTCTCTTGGGATTGGTGCTCGTTGGCATGTCGATGAAACAGTCCATTATGGACGTTGATTATTCTGCGGGCTTTGTATCTGGAATAAGTATTAGTCTGTTTGGTCCTTCTAAATCTACTGGGGTTTTACATGCAATCCTAGGAATGATGTCCCTCGAAGATGTATGGACGCTGGTCGGATTCCTTACCCTACTCCTTGGCGCTTTATCTTTCCGCTACGACCGGGACAGCGGGGTTGCGCGTTCTATTTACTCGCTTCCGTACTCCAACACCGAAATCTTTGGAGTCAAGTTGCTCTCAATACTCGTCTACAGCGTCCTCATGGTTCTTCTCCCCTTTGCATACGTCACGGTAACGAGCTACGCCAGCATAGCCGGCTACCTGCCGGAGGTAACCTCGGGATTCATGAGCGATGCCCTCATTATTGCGCTCTTCCTGATATTATACCTCGTCGCCGTCGCAACCTTTGTTTCCCTGGCATCTCCAAACGCCTTCCTGGCCTTTATGGTGGGCTTCACCGTAGTCTACGCACCAAAAATCCTGGGACTCGAGAGCATTCCCCCGGCACTCTTCACCTACGCCCTTCACAGATGCGGAAGCACGGACTTCACTCCCTTCACGGCCCAATACCTTGGCTGGGGAATTGCAGTCCCGTTGCTCCTCCTCGGGGCCGCGCTGGTTCTAATTAGGAGGAGGGATGTGGTATGA
- a CDS encoding ABC transporter ATP-binding protein has protein sequence MIIEARDLKKYFGSIHALDGVTVSIPEGVTLILGPNGGGKSTFLKLATGVYRPTSGEIKVFGESPWNNWRVKTRFGVAYDPPAFPQFTTGREWLNLFAESRGFGEDEIERVAELFEVKTFIDKRISGYSSGMLKRLSLAQAFIGKPELVFLDEPLANIDFDSMEKVIEIIEDMRGKTNFVIISHIWEPLMPIVDWVVVIGNGKLVLSGKAEEVQEEVERLFKPHIRRKRGGSTEAPSPSGQEGPHPANG, from the coding sequence ATGATTATCGAGGCGAGGGATTTGAAGAAATACTTCGGGAGCATCCACGCACTTGACGGGGTTACGGTTAGCATTCCGGAGGGAGTAACGCTGATACTCGGACCCAACGGCGGTGGAAAGAGCACCTTTCTTAAGCTTGCCACCGGGGTCTACAGGCCAACCTCTGGAGAGATAAAGGTGTTCGGAGAAAGTCCCTGGAACAACTGGAGGGTTAAAACCCGCTTCGGCGTTGCCTACGACCCGCCGGCTTTTCCGCAGTTTACAACCGGGCGGGAATGGTTGAACCTCTTTGCGGAGAGCAGGGGCTTCGGAGAGGACGAAATTGAGCGCGTGGCGGAGCTCTTTGAGGTGAAGACCTTTATTGATAAGCGCATAAGCGGTTACTCCTCGGGAATGCTGAAGAGACTGAGCCTCGCGCAGGCCTTCATCGGAAAGCCGGAGCTAGTCTTCCTCGACGAGCCTCTCGCCAATATAGACTTTGACAGCATGGAAAAAGTCATTGAAATCATCGAGGATATGAGGGGGAAGACCAACTTCGTAATCATAAGCCATATCTGGGAGCCTCTGATGCCCATCGTTGACTGGGTCGTCGTGATAGGCAACGGAAAGCTCGTTCTGAGCGGAAAAGCCGAGGAGGTTCAAGAAGAGGTCGAGAGGCTGTTCAAGCCGCACATCAGAAGGAAGAGGGGAGGGAGCACAGAGGCTCCCTCACCTTCCGGGCAGGAGGGTCCGCACCCTGCCAACGGTTGA
- the rpsJ gene encoding 30S ribosomal protein S10: protein MQKARIKLASTNIKALNEVTDQIRQIAERTGVRMSGPIPLPTKRIRITTRKSPDGEGSATFDRWELRVHKRLVDIEADERAMRQIMRIRVPEDVTIEIELIS from the coding sequence ATGCAGAAGGCGAGGATTAAGCTTGCGAGCACCAACATTAAGGCCCTCAACGAAGTCACCGACCAGATTAGGCAGATTGCCGAGAGGACCGGCGTTAGGATGAGCGGTCCAATCCCGCTCCCGACCAAGAGGATAAGGATTACCACCAGGAAGAGCCCGGACGGAGAGGGCTCAGCAACCTTCGACCGCTGGGAGCTTCGCGTTCACAAGAGGCTCGTTGACATTGAGGCCGACGAGAGGGCCATGCGCCAGATTATGCGCATCCGCGTTCCCGAGGATGTCACCATCGAGATTGAGCTCATCTCCTGA
- a CDS encoding elongation factor EF-2: MGRREEMIAKIKELMTQPERIRNMGIAAHIDHGKTTLSDNLLAGAGMISEELAGKQLVLDFDEQEQARGITINAANVSMVHTYEGQDYLINLIDTPGHVDFGGDVTRAMRAIDGAIIVVDAVEGVMPQTETVLRQALREYVKPVLFINKVDRLIKELKLGPNEILNRFAKIITDVNRLIKRYAPEEFKSQWMVKVEDGSVAFGSAYYNWALSVPYMKKTGVSFKDIVELTNAGDLKTLRQKAPLHVVVLDMVVRHLPNPLEAQKYRIPHLWQGDINSEVGQAMLKCDPKGKMVMVVTKIIIDKHAGEVATGRVWSGTVKSGKEVYLINSKRKARIQQVGIYMGPERINMEAVPAGNIVAVTGLRDAMAGETVAEEPIEPFEALHYVSEPVVTVAIEAKNVKDLPRLIEALRQLAKEDPTLHVKIDEETGQHLLSGMGELHLEVKLVKLKEDWKIDVDVSPPIVVYRESVTKKSPIVEGKSPNKHNRFYITVEPMPDEIYQAIKEGIIPEGRPKDPKAVAKKLAELGMDYEMAKGIVDVYNGNMFFDNTKGIQYLNEVMDLLVDGFHMAMDEGPLAKEPVMKVIVRLHDAKIHEDNVHRGPAQIYPAIRTAIHCAMMKAGPVLYEPYQKVIINVPYEYMGAVSREINQRRGQLIDMRQEGEVMIIIAEAPVAEMFGFAGAIRGATSGRALWSTEHAGFKRVPNELAVNIIRQIRQRKGLDPNPPTEKDVCPQQ, encoded by the coding sequence ATGGGAAGAAGGGAAGAGATGATTGCGAAGATTAAGGAGCTCATGACCCAGCCTGAGAGAATCAGGAACATGGGTATCGCCGCTCACATTGACCACGGTAAGACCACGCTGAGCGATAACCTGCTCGCCGGTGCCGGAATGATAAGCGAGGAGCTCGCCGGAAAGCAGCTCGTCCTTGACTTCGACGAGCAGGAGCAGGCGAGGGGTATCACCATCAACGCGGCCAACGTCTCGATGGTTCACACCTACGAGGGTCAGGACTACCTCATCAACCTCATCGACACCCCGGGTCACGTTGACTTTGGTGGTGACGTTACCAGGGCCATGCGTGCCATAGACGGTGCCATCATCGTCGTTGACGCCGTTGAAGGAGTTATGCCCCAGACCGAGACCGTTCTCAGGCAGGCCCTTCGCGAGTACGTCAAGCCGGTTCTCTTCATCAACAAGGTTGACCGTCTCATCAAGGAGCTCAAGCTCGGCCCGAACGAAATACTCAACCGCTTTGCCAAGATAATCACCGACGTCAACAGGCTCATCAAGCGCTACGCCCCCGAGGAGTTCAAGAGCCAGTGGATGGTCAAGGTCGAAGATGGAAGCGTCGCCTTCGGAAGCGCTTACTACAACTGGGCCCTCAGCGTTCCGTACATGAAGAAGACCGGCGTTTCCTTCAAGGACATCGTCGAGCTCACCAACGCCGGTGACCTCAAGACCCTCAGGCAGAAGGCCCCGCTCCACGTCGTCGTCCTCGATATGGTCGTCAGGCACCTCCCGAACCCGCTTGAGGCCCAGAAGTACAGGATTCCGCACCTCTGGCAGGGCGACATAAACAGCGAGGTCGGCCAGGCCATGCTCAAGTGCGACCCGAAGGGCAAGATGGTCATGGTCGTCACCAAGATAATCATTGACAAGCACGCTGGAGAAGTTGCCACCGGCCGTGTCTGGAGCGGTACCGTCAAGAGCGGTAAGGAAGTTTACCTCATCAACAGCAAGAGGAAGGCCAGAATCCAGCAGGTCGGTATCTACATGGGTCCCGAGAGGATTAACATGGAGGCCGTTCCTGCTGGAAACATCGTCGCCGTCACCGGTCTGAGGGACGCCATGGCCGGTGAGACCGTTGCTGAAGAACCCATCGAGCCGTTTGAAGCCCTCCACTACGTCAGCGAGCCGGTCGTTACCGTCGCCATCGAGGCCAAGAACGTTAAGGACCTCCCGAGGCTCATCGAGGCTCTTAGACAGCTCGCCAAGGAGGACCCGACGCTCCACGTTAAGATTGACGAGGAGACCGGCCAGCACCTCCTCAGCGGTATGGGTGAGCTCCACCTCGAGGTCAAGCTCGTCAAGCTCAAGGAAGACTGGAAGATTGACGTTGACGTCAGCCCGCCGATAGTTGTCTACCGCGAGAGCGTCACCAAGAAGAGCCCAATCGTCGAAGGAAAGTCCCCGAACAAGCACAACAGGTTCTACATCACAGTCGAGCCGATGCCGGACGAGATTTACCAGGCCATCAAGGAGGGCATCATCCCCGAGGGCAGGCCGAAGGACCCGAAGGCGGTCGCCAAGAAGCTCGCCGAGCTCGGCATGGACTACGAGATGGCCAAGGGCATCGTCGACGTCTACAACGGCAACATGTTCTTCGACAACACCAAGGGTATCCAGTACCTCAACGAGGTCATGGACCTCCTGGTTGACGGATTCCACATGGCGATGGACGAGGGACCGCTCGCCAAGGAGCCGGTTATGAAGGTCATCGTCAGGCTCCACGATGCCAAGATACACGAGGACAACGTCCACCGCGGTCCGGCCCAGATTTACCCGGCCATCAGGACTGCCATCCACTGCGCCATGATGAAGGCCGGTCCGGTCCTCTACGAGCCGTACCAGAAGGTCATCATCAACGTTCCCTACGAGTACATGGGTGCCGTCAGCAGGGAAATCAACCAGAGGCGCGGTCAGCTCATCGACATGAGGCAGGAAGGCGAGGTCATGATTATCATCGCCGAGGCCCCGGTTGCCGAGATGTTCGGATTCGCCGGAGCCATCCGTGGAGCGACCAGCGGAAGGGCCCTCTGGAGCACCGAGCACGCCGGATTCAAGCGCGTCCCGAACGAGCTGGCAGTCAACATCATCAGGCAGATACGCCAGAGGAAGGGCCTCGACCCGAACCCGCCGACCGAGAAGGACGTCTGCCCGCAGCAGTGA
- a CDS encoding HD domain-containing protein, whose amino-acid sequence MKLVHDPIHGGIELDDFAVKLVDTPEFQRLRRITQLGLAFLVYPSARHTRFEHSLGTFHIARLIRERNPEIDEEAVYAALLHDLGHYPFSHTLECLFPRHEENTRFLIRHGEIGDVLMERFSLGEFLGLLKHPLVSGDIDADRMDYLVRDAYYTGVAYGLVDLERLIRNLRWDGERLILGEKGIMAGQNLLISRSMMYPTVYQHHTVRIASAMLCKAVELEGVELGELRKMDEVDLVARLRASERREVRELIGAIENRRLYKRVVWSGKELDEETIGELRKELESEFGHLALLDYPEKPRFEERNAFVEFNGEIKRLSEVSPVVRALVEAKESNWRWGVYARGDLVEKVRMFVSKRLK is encoded by the coding sequence ATGAAGCTCGTCCACGACCCGATACACGGCGGAATAGAGCTCGACGACTTCGCGGTAAAGCTGGTTGACACGCCGGAGTTCCAGAGGCTCAGGAGGATTACCCAGCTCGGCTTGGCTTTCCTCGTCTATCCCTCCGCCAGACACACACGCTTCGAGCACTCACTCGGGACCTTCCACATAGCGAGGCTTATACGGGAAAGAAACCCGGAGATTGACGAGGAAGCGGTTTACGCGGCCCTGCTCCACGACCTCGGGCACTACCCGTTCAGTCACACCCTTGAATGCCTCTTCCCGAGGCACGAGGAAAATACGAGATTCCTCATAAGGCATGGCGAAATCGGCGACGTTCTGATGGAGCGCTTCTCGCTCGGGGAGTTCCTTGGCCTTCTCAAGCACCCGCTCGTGAGCGGAGACATAGACGCCGATAGAATGGACTACCTTGTGCGCGACGCCTACTACACCGGGGTCGCCTACGGACTCGTTGACCTTGAGCGCCTTATACGAAACCTCCGCTGGGACGGCGAGAGACTAATTCTCGGCGAGAAGGGGATAATGGCCGGTCAGAACCTCCTGATATCGAGGAGCATGATGTATCCGACGGTTTACCAGCACCACACCGTTAGAATAGCGAGCGCGATGCTGTGCAAGGCCGTTGAGCTCGAAGGGGTTGAGCTTGGGGAGCTCCGGAAAATGGACGAGGTTGACCTCGTGGCGAGGTTGAGGGCGAGCGAGAGAAGGGAAGTCCGCGAGCTCATCGGTGCAATCGAGAACAGAAGACTGTACAAGCGCGTCGTCTGGAGCGGGAAGGAGCTCGATGAAGAGACAATCGGGGAGCTGAGAAAAGAGCTGGAGAGTGAGTTCGGCCACCTCGCGTTGCTCGACTACCCCGAGAAGCCGAGGTTTGAGGAGAGGAACGCATTCGTGGAGTTCAACGGGGAAATTAAACGCCTGAGCGAGGTCTCGCCGGTTGTCAGGGCGCTCGTCGAGGCCAAGGAAAGCAACTGGCGCTGGGGAGTCTACGCGAGAGGAGACCTCGTGGAGAAGGTCAGGATGTTTGTCTCCAAAAGGCTTAAGTAG
- the tuf gene encoding translation elongation factor EF-1 subunit alpha, translating to MPKEKPHVNIVFIGHVDHGKSTTIGRLLFDTANIPEQIIKKFEEMGEKGKSFKFAWVMDRLKEERERGITIDVAHTKFETPHRYITIIDAPGHRDFVKNMITGASQADAAVLIVAATDGVMPQTKEHAFLARTLGIGHIIVAINKMDMVNYDQKAFEKVKAQVEKLLKMLGYKDFPVIPISAWEGDNVVKKSDKMPWYNGPTLIEALDQIPEPPKPTDKPLRIPIQDVYSIKGVGTVPVGRVETGILRVGDVVIFEPASTIFHKPIQGEVKSIEMHHEPMQEAYPGDNIGFNVRGVGKNDIKRGDVAGHTNNPPTVVRPKDTFKAQIIVLNHPTAITVGYTPVLHAHTTQVAVRFEQLLAKLDPRTGNVLEENPQFIKTGDSAIVILRPTKAMVIEPVKEIPQLGRFAIRDMGQTVAAGMVISIQKAE from the coding sequence ATGCCGAAGGAGAAGCCGCACGTTAACATCGTCTTTATAGGCCACGTCGACCACGGAAAGAGCACCACCATCGGTAGGCTGCTCTTTGACACCGCGAACATTCCGGAGCAGATTATCAAGAAGTTCGAGGAGATGGGTGAGAAGGGTAAGTCCTTCAAGTTCGCTTGGGTCATGGACAGGCTCAAGGAGGAGCGCGAGAGGGGTATCACCATTGACGTCGCTCACACCAAGTTCGAGACCCCGCACAGGTACATCACCATCATCGACGCTCCCGGTCACAGGGACTTCGTTAAGAACATGATTACCGGTGCCAGCCAGGCTGACGCCGCCGTTCTCATCGTTGCCGCCACCGACGGTGTCATGCCCCAGACCAAGGAGCACGCCTTCCTTGCCAGGACCCTCGGTATCGGCCACATCATAGTCGCCATCAACAAGATGGACATGGTCAACTACGACCAGAAGGCCTTCGAGAAGGTCAAGGCCCAGGTCGAGAAGCTCCTCAAGATGCTCGGCTACAAGGACTTCCCGGTCATCCCGATTAGCGCTTGGGAGGGCGACAACGTCGTCAAGAAGAGCGACAAGATGCCCTGGTACAACGGCCCGACCCTCATCGAGGCCCTCGACCAGATACCCGAGCCGCCGAAGCCGACCGACAAGCCGCTCCGCATCCCGATTCAGGACGTCTACTCCATCAAGGGTGTCGGTACCGTTCCGGTCGGCCGTGTCGAGACCGGTATCCTCCGCGTTGGCGACGTCGTCATCTTCGAGCCGGCCAGCACCATCTTCCACAAGCCCATCCAGGGTGAGGTTAAGTCCATCGAGATGCACCACGAGCCCATGCAGGAAGCTTACCCGGGTGACAACATCGGATTCAACGTCCGTGGCGTTGGTAAGAACGACATAAAGCGCGGTGACGTTGCCGGACACACCAACAACCCGCCGACCGTCGTCAGGCCGAAGGACACCTTCAAGGCCCAGATAATCGTCCTCAACCACCCGACCGCCATCACCGTCGGATACACCCCGGTCCTCCACGCCCACACCACCCAGGTCGCCGTCAGGTTCGAGCAGCTCCTCGCCAAGCTCGACCCGAGGACCGGTAACGTCCTCGAGGAGAACCCGCAGTTCATCAAGACCGGTGACTCCGCCATCGTCATCCTCAGGCCGACCAAGGCCATGGTCATCGAGCCGGTCAAGGAGATACCGCAGCTCGGCAGGTTCGCCATCCGTGACATGGGCCAGACCGTTGCCGCCGGTATGGTTATCTCCATCCAGAAGGCCGAGTGA